From the Silurus meridionalis isolate SWU-2019-XX chromosome 5, ASM1480568v1, whole genome shotgun sequence genome, one window contains:
- the wfs1b gene encoding wolframin produces MDPYPPGSPPSSPTDSISLASLVSRHNPRAVSSFSTPGPSTRVSLTSNPVSPTGRSQLNATSVVSECMPSGGTSSPAGCIPEELDIEELKQRAKNGDSKAQTEVGRYYLRLSAHEDEEVTSVTAVTWLLQAAKNGRRDAVKLLQFCLHERKGITAENREEVCSLASESRFERAVRKAALCIYWKLNPERKRNVATSELLENISHYNTETDGAPNSRESSPAQKQRKVLERLVSSNGTQYVGVEDFVENAKRYAQGVSPSPDLDDAVVDDDDDDDEPVKNPDDLPLHQKILKFPLHAVTEVKEVLIDWASRAGMQWISTLIPTHHINTLIFFFIISNLTLDFFILVIPLVVFYLSYVTMVICTLRVFQNSKAWENFKTLTTMLAHFEPGLDLDQAESNFTWTHLEPQLYFLVSAVFLILSFPVADKSWLPCSELATVAIFFTISSYLSLRPAAQQHARLALLAQFASAVCSFTNELIGGRVGKFVGGSWFSVPICDWLVFHVGVPCILYLYVLYLWVRMGTARGWKGSYSMLLPYLLCFTWCELSVTLLHASTPLGLMRTAVGYFLFFFALPVLSLVLAAVLLVQLIQWFLALELAKMAVTVCVCVVPVLLRWWTRFSVSPLAVIRSLRRSSMVKLILVWISALMLFSWFYVYRSEGMKVYNSTLTWQQYSEMCGPRAWKERNMAHTQILCSHLEGHRVTWEGRFKYVRVTDIENGAQSVVNFLPGMVADWVRCLYGEEYPACDSTQPEPDLCKLKEFANHKCHVKRFDRYKFEVTMGMPLQDKKGKWLQETDDATKDIVLRASSEFRGVLLALSAGSVVEFSTVLEGRLGSKWPVFELKALHCRTCTSPLVHTRRQVKIERDWRVNARNSFAFAFNFLFHPLLTAELEDAVPTEAEE; encoded by the exons ATGGACCCATATCCTCCTGGATCTCCACCTTCTTCTCCAACTGATTCCATCTCTCTAGCTTCTCTTGTGTCTAGACACAACCCTCGTGCAGTTTCCTCCTTTTCAACACCAGGCCCTTCCACTCGGGTATCTCTGACCTCTAATCCAGTCTCACCAACAGGGCGCTCTCAACTAAACGCAACTAGTGTTGTGTCTGAATGCATGCCCTCCGGTGGAACTTCGTCTCCTGCAG GATGCATTCCAGAGGAGCTGGACATAGAAGAACTTAAGCAAAGGGCTAAAAATGGAGATTCTAAAGCACAGACTGAG gttGGCAGGTATTACTTGCGTCTATCTGCACATGAGGATGAAGAAGTGACTAGTGTCACAGCAGTGACATGGCTTTTGCAAGCAGCAAAAAATGGACGGAGGGATGCTGTAAAACTTTTACAGTTTTGCTTGCATGAAAGAAAAG GCATCACGGCTGAAAATAGAGAGGAAGTATGTAGCTTAGCATCGGAGTCACGTTTTGAACGTGCCGTGAGGAAAGCGGCTCTGTGTATCTACTGGAAACTCAATCCAGAACGAAAAAGAAACGTGGCTACTTCAGAACTACTGGAAAACATTAGCCACTACAACACTGAAACAG ATGGTGCCCCAAACAGCAGAGAATCAAGTCCAGCTCAGAAACAGAGAAAGGTCTTAGAACGCCTTGTCTCCAGCAATG gGACACAATATGTTGGTGTGGAGGATTTTGTTGAAAATGCCAAGCGTTATGCACAAGGAGTTTCACCATCACCGGATCTTGATGACGCAGtagttgatgatgatgatgacgatgatgaacCTGTGAAGAACCCAGATGACTTACCTTTGCATCAGAAG ATACTGAAGTTTCCGCTTCATGCTGTGACGGAGGTGAAGGAGGTATTGATTGACTGGGCTTCCCGTGCTGGAATGCAGTGGATTAGCACCCTTATCCCGACTCACCACATCAACActcttattttcttctttatcaTTTCCAACCTTACCCTAGACTTCTTCATTCTCGTCATTCCCCTGGTTGTCTTCTACCTCTCATACGTCACTATGGTCATCTGCACATTGAGAGTTTTCCAGAACAGCAAAGCATGGGAAAACTTCAAGACCCTGACAACCATGCTGGCTCATTTCGAGCCCGGGTTGGACCTTGACCAAGCGGAATCTAACTTTACCTGGACACATCTGGAGCCTCAACTGTACTTTCTGGTCTCTGCAGTTTTTCTCATACTTTCATTCCCTGTAGCAGATAAGTCTTGGCTGCCTTGTTCCGAACTGGCCACAGTGGCCATCTTCTTTACTATAAGCAGCTACCTGAGCCTGCGTCCAGCTGCACAGCAACATGCTAGGCTAGCCCTTCTTGCACAATTTGCCTCTGCAGTTTGCTCTTTCACTAATGAGCTTATTGGGGGTAGGGTGGGCAAGTTTGTGGGAGGTTCGTGGTTTAGTGTGCCAATCTGTGATTGGTTGGTGTTTCATGTGGGTGTGCCTTGCATTCTGTACCTTTACGTCCTGTACTTGTGGGTCCGTATGGGCACAGCGCGAGGTTGGAAAGGGTCTTACAGCATGCTTCTGCCATACCTACTCTGTTTCACTTGGTGCGAGCTCTCTGTCACGCTTCTGCACGCCTCCACCCCACTTGGACTTATGCGCACAGCAGTGGGCtacttccttttcttctttgccCTTCCTGTACTTTCGCTAGTGCTTGCAGCTGTGCTGCTGGTCCAGCTTATACAGTGGTTCCTTGCTCTGGAGCTGGCCAAGATGgcagtgactgtgtgtgtttgtgtggtacCTGTTTTGTTACGCTGGTGGACTCGTTTCAGTGTGTCGCCTCTTGCAGTGATTCGATCTCTGAGGCGCAGTAGCATGGTTAAACTGATCTTGGTTTGGATCTCTGCCTTGATGCTCTTCAGCTGGTTTTATGTGTACCGTTCCGAGGGCATGAAGGTTTATAACTCCACTCTTACCTGGCAGCAATACAGTGAGATGTGTGGCCCTCGTGCCTGGAAGGAACGCAACATGGCACACACTCAGATCCTCTGTAGTCACCTTGAGGGCCACCGCGTCACCTGGGAGGGTCGTTTTAAATACGTCCGTGTGACCGATATTGAAAACGGAGCGCAATCCGTTGTCAACTTCTTGCCTGGCATGGTAGCAGACTGGGTCCGATGCCTTTATGGAGAAGAATACCCAGCCTGTGACAGCACCCAACCGGAGCCAGACCTTTGCAAGCTCAAAGAATTTGCAAATCACAAGTGTCATGTGAAACGCTTTGACCGCTACAAATTTGAAGTGACTATGGGTATGCCACTGCAAGACAAGAAGGGCAAATGGCTGCAAGAAACCGACGATGCAACCAAAGACATAGTGCTGCGGGCAAGTAGCGAATTCCGTGGGGTGCTTTTGGCACTCAGTGCAGGCAGTGTTGTGGAGTTTAGCACTGTTTTGGAGGGCAGGCTGGGCAGCAAGTGGCCAGTGTTTGAGCTGAAAGCCCTTCACTGCAGGACTTGTACATCACCTTTAGTTCATACAAGACGGCAAGTCAAGATAGAACGGGACTGGAGGGTTAATGCCCGTAATTCCTTTGCCTTTGCGTTTAACTTCCTTTTCCACCCCCTGCTCACTGCTGAATTAGAAGATGCTGTACCTACAGAAGCTGAAGAGTGA